From a single Candidatus Neomarinimicrobiota bacterium genomic region:
- a CDS encoding ParB/RepB/Spo0J family partition protein produces the protein MPEVPKRLGRGLDAILDSLGAPEESSISSLTVSPNDIRPNPFQPRKDFDSEKAVQAFEDLKASIKSKGLIQPITVREVNGEYELIAGERRLRACQDLGLETIPIHILNVEKDVDMMELALIENLQRDNLNPLEEAEAYSLLSKKYDLSHEEIAGNIGKSRAAITNAMRLLKLPAEIKIALKNLVISAGHARALLGLDSEKEMIHIFQQVRRNNMSVRETENYVKKLKEKTPVSAKKKKMPPKKSVFITRSEEALMTVLGTRVQIKAGPKKGIIEVEYFGDEDLERLLELFESMKK, from the coding sequence ATGCCTGAAGTTCCTAAAAGACTGGGACGGGGGCTGGATGCAATTCTTGATTCATTGGGTGCTCCTGAGGAGTCATCTATCTCCTCGCTCACAGTTTCTCCCAACGATATTCGTCCAAATCCTTTTCAACCCAGAAAAGATTTTGATTCGGAAAAAGCAGTACAGGCTTTTGAGGATCTGAAAGCTTCAATTAAGTCAAAAGGTTTAATTCAACCCATCACGGTGCGTGAAGTCAATGGTGAGTATGAGCTCATCGCAGGTGAAAGGCGTCTGAGAGCTTGCCAGGACCTGGGGTTGGAGACAATCCCAATTCATATTCTTAACGTGGAAAAAGATGTGGATATGATGGAGTTAGCTCTGATTGAAAATTTACAAAGGGATAATCTGAATCCTCTTGAAGAAGCTGAAGCATACTCACTCCTATCGAAAAAGTACGACCTGTCTCATGAAGAAATTGCCGGAAATATTGGCAAAAGTCGAGCGGCCATAACAAATGCCATGCGCCTCTTGAAGTTGCCAGCAGAAATTAAGATTGCCCTGAAAAATCTCGTCATATCAGCAGGTCATGCCAGAGCGCTTCTGGGCCTGGATTCAGAAAAAGAAATGATTCATATCTTCCAGCAAGTTCGCAGGAACAACATGAGCGTTCGGGAAACTGAAAATTATGTCAAAAAGCTCAAAGAAAAGACGCCTGTTTCAGCGAAGAAGAAGAAAATGCCCCCAAAGAAGTCAGTTTTTATAACCAGGAGTGAAGAAGCCCTCATGACAGTTCTGGGAACCCGAGTACAGATTAAAGCCGGTCCCAAGAAGGGGATCATTGAAGTTGAGTATTTTGGTGATGAGGATCTGGAACGCTTACTGGAACTCTTTGAGTCCATGAAAAAATAA
- a CDS encoding M23 family metallopeptidase: MKHEKYTILILPDNETNGRSYSITATTVNALKLLILLLLVAIILFSTYYLPKAMEYREIRRENDYLLGERQEVAGLLKNSKRIDEINHFIESTLGSHYNLSTNAGDSTAFEDNWELSPFETMGLLDDLPTYLPIKGFVNAGFQVREGLFSQDHLGIDLSSIEDRVVKAAGRGYVIFSDWTYRFGNTIIIDHGNSYLTVYGHNEQNLVTQRQVVDRAEPIAIMGNTGISDGAHLHFEIWYEGVPLDPATFITELNETSAPSVKKDYKNGK, encoded by the coding sequence ATGAAACACGAAAAATATACTATTCTCATCCTACCAGATAACGAAACCAACGGCAGGTCCTATTCGATCACCGCCACGACAGTCAATGCTCTGAAATTGCTCATCCTGTTGCTGCTTGTAGCTATCATTCTATTTTCAACATATTACCTGCCGAAAGCAATGGAGTATCGGGAGATAAGGCGTGAGAACGATTATCTGCTTGGTGAAAGACAGGAAGTGGCTGGTTTGTTGAAAAATTCCAAGCGTATTGATGAGATCAATCACTTTATCGAAAGCACACTGGGGAGCCATTATAATCTGAGTACAAATGCAGGGGATAGCACAGCTTTTGAGGATAATTGGGAGCTGTCTCCTTTTGAAACTATGGGCTTGTTGGATGATTTGCCGACCTATTTACCCATTAAGGGATTTGTGAATGCTGGATTTCAAGTCAGGGAAGGGCTCTTTAGTCAGGACCATCTTGGAATAGATTTGTCCTCCATTGAGGATCGGGTTGTGAAAGCTGCAGGTCGAGGATATGTCATTTTTTCAGATTGGACCTATCGTTTTGGGAATACGATTATTATTGACCATGGTAACAGCTATCTCACTGTATATGGTCACAATGAGCAAAACCTTGTGACGCAGCGACAGGTTGTAGATCGTGCAGAACCCATCGCCATCATGGGCAACACAGGTATTTCTGATGGTGCTCATCTTCACTTTGAGATCTGGTATGAAGGTGTACCACTTGATCCAGCCACATTTATCACCGAACTGAACGAAACAAGTGCTCCATCTGTTAAGAAGGATTACAAAAATGGCAAATAG
- a CDS encoding polymer-forming cytoskeletal protein — translation MANRIHRIETIVGRGTHISGDMNINGSAHINGTVDGSIEASGFVTVSESGVVKGGIKGDYAIIGGIVGGNIEVKGKVALGKAGRLKGDVIATRLIIEDGAVFHGRSSMVPETSTSDEFEALGEEI, via the coding sequence ATGGCAAATAGAATACATCGTATTGAAACAATTGTAGGGCGTGGGACTCATATTTCTGGTGATATGAATATCAATGGGAGTGCACACATAAACGGTACAGTCGATGGCAGTATAGAAGCCAGCGGGTTTGTTACTGTCTCTGAATCCGGTGTTGTCAAAGGGGGAATCAAAGGGGATTACGCAATCATTGGTGGTATCGTGGGTGGCAATATTGAGGTAAAGGGCAAGGTTGCCCTGGGGAAAGCCGGACGACTTAAAGGGGATGTTATTGCTACCAGACTCATCATTGAAGATGGGGCAGTATTCCATGGTCGCAGTTCTATGGTTCCAGAAACGTCTACTTCTGACGAATTTGAAGCCCTCGGCGAAGAGATTTAG
- a CDS encoding AtpZ/AtpI family protein, translating to MKSDGSGKYMAAASTMTGSVLGLGAIGYFIDQKFGWPQYGVLTGALLGVVIGMYELYKSLYMKEKDE from the coding sequence TTGAAATCTGACGGCTCAGGCAAGTATATGGCAGCTGCCTCGACCATGACCGGCAGTGTTTTAGGTCTTGGTGCTATCGGCTATTTTATCGATCAAAAATTTGGCTGGCCTCAGTATGGGGTCCTCACCGGCGCGCTATTAGGTGTGGTTATTGGTATGTATGAGCTTTACAAAAGTCTCTATATGAAAGAGAAGGACGAGTGA